From Gopherus flavomarginatus isolate rGopFla2 chromosome 7, rGopFla2.mat.asm, whole genome shotgun sequence, the proteins below share one genomic window:
- the RNF14 gene encoding E3 ubiquitin-protein ligase RNF14 isoform X2 has translation MQFLKEETLAYLNITSPYELKLCHQENRQSRTSLFPLNAELDDCGAAGAATAQEEILDERAVQDVESLSSLIGEILDFDQAQQKKCFNSKMFLCSICFSEKLGSECMYFMECRHIYCKSCLKDYFEIQIRDGQVHCLSCPEPKCSSVATPGQVKELVGEELFARYDRLLLQSSLDLMADVVYCPRPCCQTPVMQEPGCTMGICSSCNYAFCTVCKMTYHGVSPCKVTAEKLMDLRNEYQEADEATKIFLEQRYGKRVIQKALEEGESRKWLEKNSKACPCCGTPIEKLDGCNKMTCTGCRQYFCWLCMGSLSRVNPYRHFNDTSSPCFNRLFQAMNVDGDFWDAENED, from the exons ATGCAGTTTCTTAAGGAAGAAACACTAGCTTACCTGAACATCACCTCCCCATATGAACTAAAACTGTGCCATCAAGAAAATAGGCAGAGCAGGACATCTCTGTTTCCTCTGAATGCTGAGCTGGATGATTGTGGTGCAGCAGGTGCtgcaacagcacaagaagaaatcCTTGATGAAAGAGCTGTACAGGATGTGGAGTCTCTGTCAAGTCTGATAGGGGAAATCTTGGACTTTGATCAGGCTCAGCAGAAAAAATGCTTTAACAGTAAGATGTTCTTGTGCAGCATCTGCTTTTCTGAGAAGCTGGGTAGTGAATGTATGTACTTCATGGAGTGCAGGCATATATACTGCAAATCCTGTTTAAAGGACTACTTTGAAATTCAGATCAGGGATGGTCAGGTCCACTGCCTCAGCTGTCCAGAACCAAAGTGTTCTTCTGTTGCTACTCCTGGCCAG GTTAAGGAACTGGTTGGAGAGGAGTTGTTTGCACGTTATGACCGCCTACTTCTGCAGTCTAGTTTGGACTTGATGGCAGATGTGGTATATTGTCCTCGTCCATGCTGTCAGACTCCAGTGATGCAAGAGCCAGGTTGCACCATGGGCATATGTTCCAGTTGCAACTATGCCTTCTGTACCGTCTGTAAAATGACTTATCATGGAGTCTCTCCATGTAAAGTCACTGCAG AAAAGCTAATGGATTTGCGTAATGAATACCAAGAAGCAGATGAGGCCACTAAAATATTTCTGGAGCAGCGCTATGGCAAAAGAGTGATTCAGAAAGCCCTTGAGGAGGGGGAAAGTAGAAAATGGCTAGAAAAGAACTCAAAGGCCTGCCCTTGTTGTGGCACTCCTATAGAG AAACTAGATGGTTGTAACAAGATGACATGCACTGGCTGCAGGCAGTACTTCTGCTGGCTTTGTATGGGTTCTCTGTCTAGGGTGAACCCATATAGGCACTTCAATGATACATCCTCCCCATGCTTTAACCG GTTGTTTCAAGCTATGAATGTTGATGGTGACTTCTGGGATGCTGAAAATGAAGACTAA